Genomic DNA from Raphanus sativus cultivar WK10039 unplaced genomic scaffold, ASM80110v3 Scaffold2018, whole genome shotgun sequence:
AATTACAGAAGGttaaaataaatgcaaaataaAAACAGCATTGGGCCGAAAAAATACACGAAAGCCCAATAGTGAGCCGAGAGCGCTGAACGATTATAATCTTGAGGAAAAACCAAACCGGTTGATTAAGACAAATCGGGCACCATTGGTTTGACGTTGACAAAGAAACCCTCTtacagtgttttttttttaaaacatttgttACCGAatgtagaaacaaaaaaacaaaagaaaacaacacGTTTACTGTTGAGTTTAGAGCTGAGATTTGATTCTCATTTAAGCTTTTTTGGTGACAAAATTTACATGTTTGAAACTAGACATCTTTGATTTTTCTTGGTAATAGATTTTTTGACTTCTTTAGAACCTTCACAAAATTTTCTTAAAGGGTCTCAAAAGAACCCAAGCAAACATGAAACAATTCAGCttccttttttaatttttccgGCGAGTTGATTCAGTAGTTCGTTCGGCGACTAGTGTTGAAGGCTCTCTCAGATTCACGGCTTGTGAAGTCTTGGCTCGTGTAGTAGCCGTTACTAGTATCGTAATCCGTTGAATCTTCGGAGGCTCTTCTGAACATACGAATCTCAGTACTGTATTGACCGGAGTTATAGACTATACTTTGACCTACTTTGACTCCATTTGACAGATCCGACATGTCGTCTCTCGTGTCCAGAGCTCTTACAACCTGTTTGTAACGTGAGAAACATTCTAGATCAGTTAAGGGGGGTTTGCATTAGGTCGAGTCACCATGGTTGAGTATAATCCTGACCTGAACCATACGAGGTCGTTTTAGAGCTGAATGTCTAACACAAGACGCTGCAGTTTCAATCATCCTATAGACTTCGCCTTCAATGTAATGCTTTTCAAGCCGTGGATCCACTACTTCGCTGATGTCACCTTTTTCAATGGCCTCGATTAGCCGCGGACGTGCCTGCCAAGCCACCAAGCCAACACCCTCGTATTTTGTTATTTCCATTATTTAAAATccaattttattaaatcaaGACATGAAAAGTACCCATTCAACGAGACTTTCTTCACCCAGAGGTTGAGAGGTGTCGACAGGTTTGCGACCGGTGATGAGTTCGAGTAGCACAACTCCAAATGAAAACACATCTGATCTATCCGTTAGTTTCCCGCTTGATGCATATTCTGGGGCTAAATACCTGCATGTATGCATGCAACGTAACGTTTTTCCTTAACTTATCTTTTACATGTTGATGACTAAAAAAGGAGGACATGTAACAGTACCCAAATGTGCCCATGACTCGTGTCGATATGTGGGACTGTGCAGTATCGTTCAGTCTGGCGAGTCCAAAATCTGCAACCTGTAAAGAACTAATCAAATGCTAGGCCAAGAAAATACTAACGATTTATATGAATActgtattattattaaaaacaagataaaataaaatgaaatattgaCTTTGCCTGAGCTTCGAATTCATTATCCAACAGAATATTTGACGATTTGATGTCCCTATGGATAATCTTCGGGTGACCTATTAAATTGATAGAAAAGCTAAATCAGCTACTAGAGTGATCATTTAAGATCAAATCTTCACTTTCTAATTTGTACATAGTTTTCTACCaaagataatatatttacatttcagtaagaaaatatattaaaaaaatgtaatggaGAGAGTACTTACAATCTTCATGTAGATAAGCAAGTCCTTTGGCTGCGCCAACTGCAATCTTGACTCGTTTAGTCCATTCCAAAACCGGTAAGTCTTTGCCTGACAACAACATAAGAAACGGTTGTCATTAGAAAGACATATTTACATGTCAACACAAATCTTAATCCAAACCCTAACTGAGCAACAAAGTATAGAGAaagtaaaagagagagagagagagagattgtagAAGAAGTACCATGTAAATGGTGATCCAAAGTATTGTTGGGAACAAACTCATAGATGAGGAATCTATGTTGCTCAGAGATGCAATAACCCACAAGAGACACCAAGTGCCTATGATGCACTCTGCTTATGATCTCTACTTCAGCTTTGAACTCTCTATATCCTTCAGCACTGATCGACTTTAGCTGCTTAATCGCGATTGGCTTTCCCTCGCAAATGATACCCTTGTAGACGTATCCGAAACCACCTTCTCCTATGACATAGCTCTTGCAAAACCCTTCTGTTATCTGGCTTAGCTCCTCGAAGGTGAAAGGGGTCTTTGAATTTCCTAAAACTGCCGAGTCAGGGGTTGATGATCTACCTGGTTTTTGATTACCCAAACTGTTGTTAGTATCTGGTGAATAGTTTTGCGCCGAGATGTTGCCGTTTCCAGGTTTTTGCCTGTAGTTAACAAATCCATCTGGGCCAAAAGCaaggtttagaaagaaaaaataaagaaccaAGAACCAAAGATTAACAAGAACTTGAATTAAGAATCAGGTAAAAAAGAACACAGAATCAGGAATCAAGGACAAGATTAGAACAAGACTAAAACACAAAATCAAGGCCTATAGGGTTTCTTGTGACCCAAGAATCAACACtcataaatcaaataaaaacaagaaaaagaaatcaataaTCAGTAACATGGAATTAAGGATTAAGAACAAGCGGACGATCAAAAGGAAAAAATCAAGAatctaaaacataaaagaagaataaaaatcaagaacaagacATGATTTCAAGAACCAATTTAAGACCACACAGAAAGTTTCTTTTCTACCTGTATTAACAGAGACATTAGCTGGTGGCAAATAGTTCTGGTTAGAACGTGGCGAAGAagatttcttttgtttcctCCGAATGAAGAAAACGGCAGCAACGAATACAAAGACCAAGACACTTGCGAGCCCAATGCCTATCATTGTCTTCTGCGTGTAGTTAGAATCATTGCTTTGTTGTCCACTACCACCATTTCCGTTATTACTATTAGCATGATGTCTATTAGAACCTCCGGAGTTGTTTTCCGAGCCGGAGAGGGAAGGATGAGACGGGGGAGAATTAGACGACGAGGGCACACGATTTGATCCTCCTGCTGCATGAGGTGAATCCAACGAATTAGGGTTTCTTGGGGCATGAGGGGTTAGAGGGACAACCGGAGGCGATGGAGATGATGGAGGAGATCCTTGGCTGCCGGGAGTTTCGGGGGACGGCGGCGAAAAAGGAGTAGAAGGCGGAGAGGGATTAAAAATAGGGTTGTTGGGTAGTTCTAAGCCATTTACAGTAGGTTGCTGAGTAACTAATGTCGGAGGAGTAAGAGGAAATTGAATTTGGGGCGTTGGAGGAGGAATCACCACGGGAGAGTTTCCGGCTGGGGTGGATTGAGGCGGAGGTTGAGGCTGAGGAGGTGACGGAGGTGGAGTTGTAGAAGGTGGAGGCGAGGAAGGAGGCGTTGGAGGTGAAGTTGCATTAGTAGATTGATTAGACGGTGGTGGAGAAACGGTTACCATGGGAGGAGGAGATGATTGTGAACCACCGCCACCGTCTGGCGGTGATGGAGGAGATGGAGGTGAGGTAGTTGGAGGTTGTGTCGTCTGAGAACCATCGGTGGTTTTCTGATCATTTACTCCTCCACCGGTGGTTTTCTGATCCGTTGATTCTCCACCGGTGGTATTCTGATCAGTTGATTCTCCACCGGTGGTATTCTGATCAGTTGATCCTCCAGGGGTGGTTTTCTGATCAGTTGATCCTCCTCCGATGACGACGGTTTTCGGCTGTGAAGCTACAAACGGAGTTAGCTTCTTTTCGATTAACTCTGCTTGTTCCTGGACTTTGTCCATTTGTAATTCACCTTTGCTTCTGTCGCTTTCCTTCTTTTACATATTTGAATTTGCCCTAAAAGGCGTTCCTTGGGAAACAAGAAAGGTTCTTCTTCTACAAAATTCCTCAAAACTAAAATCAATTATAGCGGCTTCTAGAGGTACTGTTCTTATGTGATCATCAATATTGTGGAAATTAACGCAAGAGgtatgaagaagaaaaacaaaatccaGGCCTATAGGGTTTCTTGTGACCCAAGGAGGGTAAGAGAGTTTTTTATCAAGTCGATTCAGATTTTTGTTAGTTGATGATTTTTTTCTCATGTGTTTTTCCGtgtgtaaaaatagaaaatctccCAAATCTCAACAATTGAATTCTAAAAACTACTGAGAAAATAGGCTAAAAATTCACATGATTGTTTTGTAAATTGCAATATCTGGAACATTCACCATTCAGCTTCATTGTCGGAATGCCGAGTAAATTGTTCtctctaaaatattattctaaGCCATTTCCgttaaatttctttaaaatgaaaaattagaaaatttgaGCCAGCATTTAATTTTAAGCTCTTTCCGTGAAATATTTGTCTTTATAATCAAGGTAATTGATCAGACAATGGTCGAATAAACATGGGATAGTAAAACTTCCATGCGTTTAAAATTCATACTAGTAATATTTGAATACTACTCTCTAAAGACATCTCAAAGTAATGTTAGCAATGCAATGCAGCCCGTTTGACCCTAGTTAAATGAGAACAACATCTTCTGTAAAAAGTGACAGATTGAAAGAGGCATCTAAAGGAGAGTAAGCATCCAAAAATTGCTAAGCTAGAGAAGTCAAAAGGAGATCCAACAAAACCAAAAGAAGCTTTCTTACTTACTTACTAGACAAAGTTGAAATCTGATTTGGCAGTCAAAGGTCAAAGTTGAGAGCTTTTTTTTGCTCTGAAATCTGAAAAGTAATAAACTGAGGGTACAAAGATGAGGTCACCCACCTTGTGGATCACACCGATATAATGAATGTGGAGTTTCATGAATGTGCTtctgtaatttatatatatatatataatatgttttctgtataatcataaaataaatatacattgtAATATCATAAATGCTTTGAAAAGAAAGTAAGAGTCACACTTTGCTCATTTACAATAACCatagagagtgagagagagacaaaaGGAAGTAGACAGTGAAGGAGGTAACGACGCTTGAAGATGATGTTTCctaaggagagagagagaggtagcAGCAGTGGTTTGGGTCAAGGTGGTGAAGTAGATGTTGAGAACTTGAGCTTCTTCAAGATCTTTCAGGGTGAAGACTTATCCGCTGAAAGCATGGTACTTTTCTTTACTTAAAAACTCTCTTTCATCTCTTTAAAATTTGTACTTCTCTTGATACCTTCATTTTGAAAAGGGTTCCAATCTTTCGGTGGTCTTTGAAAAGGTTAAATCTTTGCGTTCTCTGTGTATGAAACGTTAACTCTGTTTCTGACGTGGTAGAGGGTTTCTCTGTTTGAAAAGTTGAAATCTTTGTTAGCTTTGTGTGAAAGGTAGACTGACTTCACTTAAAGGTTGAGTCTTTGTCTTCTTCTGCTCTCAGAAACAAACATAAAGGTTGAGTCTTTATATTTGTTTGCGATAGACCCCCACTTGATGATTAGTGGTGAAGATTGAAACTTTGTCCTTATAGTTTGACTAAAAAGTCTTTTACATTCTTCTTTGTATGTGTGTTCAGAGAGCGTTTCCGTACGACTTCATAAGAAACGTCCCTCAAGACGATTTCTCCAGTAACATGGTGATAAGGACGCAATGTGGACTCTCATGGGAAGTAAAAGTCTCCATGAACCCATGTTTCTACTACATGGAGAAGCGTGGGTGGAACCAGTTCGTGAACGACAATGCCTTGGGAGACAAAGAGCTTGTTACCTTCACCCACACTGGACTCATGTGCTTCAATGTCAACATCTACGAGGAGAATGGCAAGGAGGTTGTCACACCTAGGAGGAGGCCCCGGACGATGGCTTCTTTAAGTAAGTTTTTAGCTTTTTGATCCTTTTAAGGAAACTGAGAAGAATACAAATACTTTTactttgatgatgatgaaaaaaaaaacaggtggGATCAAGAAGGAAGCAGGGAAGAGCAGCAACAAAGATGTTAAGAAGGCTGAGAAGACAGGTGGGGTCAAGAAAGAAGTAGGAGAGAGCAGCAAGAGAGATGTTAAGAAGGCTGAGGAGATAGCTGAATCTACGCGAGGAGATAAGCTCAAAAGCAAGAGATGTGAGGGAGGCGAAAcatccaagaagaagaagaagaagatgaagagcaATAACGTTGAGCACACTGTTCCAGTAT
This window encodes:
- the LOC130505092 gene encoding putative proline-rich receptor-like protein kinase PERK11, with the protein product MDKVQEQAELIEKKLTPFVASQPKTVKTTGGGVNDQKTTDGSQTTQPPTTSPPSPPSPPDGGGGSQSSPPPMVTVSPPPSNQSTNATSPPTPPSSPPPSTTPPPSPPQPQPPPQSTPAGNSPVVIPPPTPQIQFPLTPPTLVTQQPTVNGLELPNNPIFNPSPPSTPFSPPSPETPGSQGSPPSSPSPPVVPLTPHAPRNPNSLDSPHAAGGSNRVPSSSNSPPSHPSLSGSENNSGGSNRHHANSNNGNGGSGQQSNDSNYTQKTMIGIGLASVLVFVFVAAVFFIRRKQKKSSSPRSNQNYLPPANVSVNTDGFVNYRQKPGNGNISAQNYSPDTNNSLGNQKPGRSSTPDSAVLGNSKTPFTFEELSQITEGFCKSYVIGEGGFGYVYKGIICEGKPIAIKQLKSISAEGYREFKAEVEIISRVHHRHLVSLVGYCISEQHRFLIYEFVPNNTLDHHLHGKDLPVLEWTKRVKIAVGAAKGLAYLHEDCHPKIIHRDIKSSNILLDNEFEAQVADFGLARLNDTAQSHISTRVMGTFGYLAPEYASSGKLTDRSDVFSFGVVLLELITGRKPVDTSQPLGEESLVEWARPRLIEAIEKGDISEVVDPRLEKHYIEGEVYRMIETAASCVRHSALKRPRMVQVVRALDTRDDMSDLSNGVKVGQSIVYNSGQYSTEIRMFRRASEDSTDYDTSNGYYTSQDFTSRESERAFNTSRRTNY